In Pongo abelii isolate AG06213 chromosome 5, NHGRI_mPonAbe1-v2.0_pri, whole genome shotgun sequence, a single genomic region encodes these proteins:
- the PRR3 gene encoding proline-rich protein 3 isoform X2: MPKRKKQNQHQPPTQQQPPLPEREETGDEEDGSPIALHRGPPGSRGPLIPPLLSLPPPPWGRGPIWRGLGPRSSPYGRGWWGVNAEPPFPGPGHGGPTRGSFHKEQRNPRRLKSWSLIKNTCPPKDDPQVMEDKSDRPVCRHFAKKGHCRYEDLCAFYHPGVNGPPL; the protein is encoded by the exons ATGCCGAAACGAAAGAAGCAGAATCAGCACCAGCCACCGACACAGCAGCAGCCCCCACTGCCCGAGCGGGAAGAGACTGGAGATGAGGAGGATGGGAGTCCCATCG ctcttCACAGAGGTCCTCCAGGATCAAGGGGACCACTGATTCCACCACTGCTGAGTCTCCCACCTCCTCCTTGGGGTAGAGGCCCAATTTGGAGAGGCCTTGGCCCCAGGTCTAGCCCATATGGTCGTGGTTGGTGGGGAGTCAATGCAGAACCTCCTTTTCCGGGGCCAGGCCATGGGGGTCCCACCAGGGGAAGCTTTCACAAAGAACAGAGAAACCCTCGAAGGCTCAAAAGCTGGTCTCTTATCAAGAATACCTGCCCGCCCAAGGATGACCCCCAGGTTATGGAAG ACAAATCCGACCGCCCTGTCTGCCGACATTTTGCCAAAAAGGGCCACTGTCGATATGAGGACCTCTGTGCCTTCTACCACCCAGGCGTCAATGGACCTCCTCTGTGA
- the PRR3 gene encoding proline-rich protein 3 isoform X1, with product MPKRKKQNQHQPPTQQQPPLPEREETGDEEDGSPIGPPSLLGPPPMANGKPGDPKSALHRGPPGSRGPLIPPLLSLPPPPWGRGPIWRGLGPRSSPYGRGWWGVNAEPPFPGPGHGGPTRGSFHKEQRNPRRLKSWSLIKNTCPPKDDPQVMEDKSDRPVCRHFAKKGHCRYEDLCAFYHPGVNGPPL from the exons ATGCCGAAACGAAAGAAGCAGAATCAGCACCAGCCACCGACACAGCAGCAGCCCCCACTGCCCGAGCGGGAAGAGACTGGAGATGAGGAGGATGGGAGTCCCATCG GACCACCCAGCCTTCTGGGCCCTCCCCCCATGGCCAATGGAAAACCTGGCGACCCTAAGTCAG ctcttCACAGAGGTCCTCCAGGATCAAGGGGACCACTGATTCCACCACTGCTGAGTCTCCCACCTCCTCCTTGGGGTAGAGGCCCAATTTGGAGAGGCCTTGGCCCCAGGTCTAGCCCATATGGTCGTGGTTGGTGGGGAGTCAATGCAGAACCTCCTTTTCCGGGGCCAGGCCATGGGGGTCCCACCAGGGGAAGCTTTCACAAAGAACAGAGAAACCCTCGAAGGCTCAAAAGCTGGTCTCTTATCAAGAATACCTGCCCGCCCAAGGATGACCCCCAGGTTATGGAAG ACAAATCCGACCGCCCTGTCTGCCGACATTTTGCCAAAAAGGGCCACTGTCGATATGAGGACCTCTGTGCCTTCTACCACCCAGGCGTCAATGGACCTCCTCTGTGA